From a region of the Methanomassiliicoccales archaeon genome:
- a CDS encoding zinc-dependent alcohol dehydrogenase family protein: MRAMMLREPGPVEKGPLEPLDIPEPSPGPGEVKIKVLACGVCHTDLHTVEGELPLPTLPIVPGHEVVGTIEEVGEGTRRFSVGDRVGMTWLFSSCGRCKFCSRGLENLCESASFTGLHENGGYEEYMIAKEEYAQSIPENFSDENAAPLLCAGVIGYRSLRLSELRPGQRLGLFGFGASAHIVIQMATEMECEVYVFTRSEEHRRLARELGSKWEGSATDDPPEKLDSAIIFAPAGWIVREALRTLDKAGTLAINAIHMSPIPEIPYELLWHEKKVRSVANVTRQDADEFLRRAGEIPIRTEVETFDLEDANDVLRRMKDSQIKGAAVLRIY, translated from the coding sequence ATGAGAGCGATGATGTTGAGGGAGCCGGGACCGGTTGAGAAGGGACCGCTTGAGCCATTGGACATTCCCGAGCCCTCACCAGGGCCGGGAGAGGTGAAGATCAAGGTGCTTGCCTGCGGGGTGTGTCACACCGACCTGCACACGGTGGAGGGGGAACTGCCCCTGCCCACGCTGCCGATCGTTCCAGGCCACGAGGTGGTGGGAACCATCGAGGAAGTGGGTGAAGGGACCCGCCGGTTCAGTGTCGGCGACCGCGTCGGGATGACCTGGCTGTTCTCTTCCTGTGGAAGGTGCAAGTTCTGCTCTAGAGGGTTGGAGAATCTCTGCGAGAGCGCCAGTTTCACCGGGCTCCATGAGAACGGTGGCTACGAGGAATACATGATCGCCAAGGAGGAATACGCTCAATCGATCCCTGAGAACTTCTCGGACGAGAACGCCGCCCCGCTTCTCTGCGCGGGGGTGATCGGATACCGCTCCCTCAGGTTGAGCGAGCTCCGGCCTGGTCAGAGGTTGGGCCTTTTCGGCTTCGGGGCGTCAGCCCACATCGTCATCCAGATGGCGACCGAAATGGAATGCGAGGTGTACGTCTTCACCAGGAGCGAGGAGCACAGAAGATTGGCTAGAGAACTTGGCTCAAAATGGGAGGGAAGCGCCACCGACGACCCTCCGGAGAAGCTGGACAGCGCCATCATCTTCGCACCAGCGGGGTGGATCGTCAGGGAGGCGCTGCGCACCCTGGACAAGGCTGGGACACTAGCGATCAACGCGATCCACATGTCCCCCATACCAGAGATTCCGTACGAGCTGCTTTGGCACGAGAAGAAAGTCAGGTCCGTGGCCAACGTGACCAGGCAGGATGCCGATGAGTTCCTGAGGAGGGCTGGTGAGATCCCGATTAGAACCGAGGTCGAGACATTCGATCTTGAGGATGCCAACGATGTGCTGAGGAGGATGAAGGACTCCCAGATCAAGGGAGCCGCTGTCCTCAGAATCTACTGA
- a CDS encoding cysteine desulfurase, with protein sequence MDDLIYLDNAASTRMDERVLEAMRPYFFDTFAVATSEFGYSIGIEARESLEEARESLSTRLGAGRDEFIFTSGDTESNNMALKGVAMGLGKKKGKHIIISSIEDFPVLNSAKALERSGFEITYLRVDPEGLVDPEDVQNAIKKDTILVSIQHANQEIGTVQDIDAIGKICRDREVLFHTDATHTFTRLPLDVGKVNADLVTVAAHTIHGPKGIGGLYIREGTAIEKWMDGGFQESNRRGGLENIPGSVGFAKAAELVTEKENKMIMGLRDHYLDRILGEVPDTMLNGHRTMRTPQNANVTFHYVEGESITLHMDMRGFALSTGSACFSKSLEASHVIMAIGGDHERAHGSVRTTYGRYNSTKDVDSVVEALAEVVEKLREISPLARKARGGD encoded by the coding sequence ATGGATGATTTGATCTATCTGGACAATGCCGCCTCCACTAGGATGGACGAGAGAGTGCTGGAGGCGATGAGACCCTACTTCTTCGATACCTTTGCGGTCGCTACCTCAGAATTCGGTTACTCCATCGGGATCGAGGCCAGAGAGAGTTTGGAGGAAGCAAGGGAGTCGCTCTCCACCCGCCTTGGTGCTGGAAGAGACGAGTTCATATTCACATCGGGGGACACCGAATCCAATAACATGGCGCTGAAGGGAGTGGCCATGGGACTGGGCAAGAAGAAGGGTAAGCACATCATCATTTCATCGATCGAGGACTTCCCCGTCTTGAACAGCGCAAAGGCATTGGAGAGGTCCGGTTTCGAAATAACCTATCTGAGAGTGGATCCAGAAGGTCTGGTGGATCCCGAAGATGTGCAGAATGCGATCAAGAAGGATACCATTCTTGTATCGATCCAGCATGCCAACCAGGAGATAGGCACCGTACAGGACATCGATGCCATTGGAAAGATATGTCGAGATCGAGAGGTGCTGTTCCATACCGACGCCACCCACACCTTCACTCGCTTGCCACTTGATGTAGGCAAGGTGAACGCGGATCTCGTGACAGTCGCCGCGCACACGATCCACGGCCCCAAGGGAATCGGAGGGCTGTACATAAGGGAGGGAACGGCGATCGAGAAGTGGATGGACGGCGGCTTCCAGGAGTCCAATCGACGGGGCGGTCTGGAGAACATACCGGGTTCGGTGGGCTTCGCCAAGGCAGCGGAGCTGGTCACAGAGAAGGAGAACAAGATGATCATGGGACTCAGGGACCACTACCTCGACCGTATACTGGGAGAGGTTCCTGACACCATGCTGAACGGACACCGAACGATGAGGACCCCTCAGAATGCCAATGTCACCTTTCACTACGTCGAAGGAGAATCGATCACACTGCACATGGACATGAGGGGGTTCGCCCTCTCCACCGGATCCGCCTGCTTCAGTAAATCACTTGAGGCCAGTCACGTCATAATGGCAATAGGAGGGGATCATGAGCGAGCCCATGGATCTGTCAGGACCACGTATGGTCGATACAACTCAACGAAGGACGTTGATAGCGTGGTTGAAGCACTGGCTGAGGTCGTTGAGAAATTGAGAGAGATTAGTCCCCTGGCAAGAAAGGCCAGAGGAGGTGATTGA
- a CDS encoding PAS domain S-box protein, producing the protein MSGRKGSTIIKDDLDSDIGPLRRAEEKFRAIFNNSNDSILLHGLTPEGLPGNFIDVNKAACDRLGYTEEELMNLSVVDIDADDSHVEGVIKELNKKGHTAFECVHLSKDGKRIPVEVNAHLFTLDNEEVILSIARDVTERECVEKKTIESQSALSSMIDHAPFGIMVIGIDKRVKRVNEAALRLLDYESPGEIIGTICHETLCPAEIDQCPIIDLGQVVDRSERIFLTREGEKIPILKSVVRMQLDGEDVLLESFIDIKEIKEAQKALEMSEEAYRNLVENSSDLIFSTSDDGDINFANAAFKRALGFSEEEIPNVSFSSIIIGSPAERSPLKGGSADGIDIQNLELKLVTKMDKILEVEGIIDGEFVDGELINSRGYLRDITQANIDERRIKHLNRLLRATRQINKLKAYEKNPGDLIKFTCEILVRTRGFKNAWVVLFDDEGSYYLSGESGLGETFLPIKERFERNNWVRCVNRALQHAGTVAISDFKRCDDCPLVQECTGNGILVSRLEHGVKLFGIMVISMPVEYLKDIEEHRLLDEITDEIAFALYSRDLETKEQIYDALRKANTNLNILSDITRHDILNQVTALSGYLNLLEDRFPEEYWNEAQMIDRMKRISRTIQRQISFTKDYQNMGVTVPQWNNIGKIVLRATHGLGEIENIELMVDTGSLEIFGDQMLEKVFLNLVDDSIRHGVTTSEIRIYFKENDEGGILYFEDDGVGIPEGLKTEIFNKGVGLHTGYGLFLAKEILGITGMSIRETGTEGKGARFEIVVPPNVYRWGH; encoded by the coding sequence ATGAGTGGTCGAAAGGGTTCCACAATCATCAAAGATGACCTCGATTCAGATATTGGCCCGCTCAGAAGGGCAGAGGAGAAATTCAGGGCCATTTTCAATAATTCGAATGATTCAATTTTACTGCATGGCTTAACACCTGAAGGATTGCCCGGTAATTTCATCGATGTGAACAAGGCGGCCTGTGATAGACTTGGATATACCGAGGAAGAATTGATGAATCTGAGCGTCGTCGATATTGACGCTGACGACTCCCATGTTGAGGGAGTTATCAAAGAGCTAAATAAGAAGGGGCACACGGCTTTCGAGTGTGTTCACCTATCCAAAGATGGGAAACGTATACCCGTCGAGGTGAATGCACATCTGTTCACCCTCGATAATGAAGAGGTAATCCTTTCGATAGCAAGAGATGTCACCGAGAGAGAATGTGTTGAGAAGAAGACCATTGAGAGTCAGAGCGCTCTCTCAAGCATGATCGATCACGCTCCCTTTGGAATAATGGTAATTGGTATTGATAAGAGGGTCAAGAGGGTCAACGAAGCTGCGCTAAGATTGTTGGATTACGAATCACCTGGAGAGATAATTGGAACGATATGCCACGAGACCCTTTGCCCAGCGGAGATCGACCAATGCCCAATAATTGACCTAGGACAGGTTGTTGATAGATCAGAAAGAATCTTCCTCACTAGGGAGGGGGAGAAGATACCTATTCTCAAGAGTGTGGTCCGAATGCAACTCGATGGAGAGGACGTTCTTCTGGAATCATTCATCGACATAAAGGAGATAAAAGAGGCCCAGAAAGCATTGGAAATGAGCGAAGAGGCATACCGGAATCTGGTGGAGAACTCCTCAGATCTAATATTCAGCACTTCTGATGACGGGGACATCAACTTCGCCAATGCCGCATTCAAGAGAGCGCTCGGATTTTCCGAGGAAGAAATCCCCAATGTCTCGTTCTCCAGCATCATTATTGGATCGCCCGCAGAGAGGTCTCCTTTGAAGGGGGGAAGTGCCGATGGAATCGACATTCAAAACCTCGAATTGAAACTGGTGACGAAAATGGATAAGATCCTGGAAGTCGAGGGCATTATTGACGGTGAATTCGTCGATGGTGAGCTCATCAATTCAAGAGGATATCTGAGAGACATAACACAGGCCAACATAGATGAGAGACGGATAAAGCACCTGAATCGCCTTCTGAGAGCAACCCGCCAGATCAACAAGCTGAAAGCCTATGAGAAGAACCCTGGAGATCTCATCAAATTCACCTGCGAAATCTTGGTCAGGACCAGAGGTTTCAAGAACGCTTGGGTCGTGCTATTCGACGATGAGGGCAGCTACTATCTCTCTGGCGAATCCGGCCTTGGAGAAACCTTTTTACCGATCAAGGAGCGATTTGAGAGGAATAACTGGGTGAGATGCGTCAATAGGGCCTTGCAACACGCTGGCACCGTTGCCATATCGGACTTCAAGAGATGCGACGACTGTCCCTTGGTTCAAGAATGCACTGGAAATGGAATACTTGTAAGCCGTCTTGAACACGGTGTCAAGCTCTTCGGAATAATGGTCATTTCGATGCCCGTGGAATACTTGAAGGACATTGAGGAGCACAGGTTGTTAGATGAGATAACGGACGAAATCGCCTTCGCGCTTTACAGCAGGGACCTTGAGACCAAGGAACAGATTTACGATGCTCTAAGAAAGGCCAATACCAACCTGAACATCCTCTCGGACATCACTCGCCATGATATTCTAAATCAGGTAACTGCCTTGTCGGGATATCTGAACCTCCTTGAAGACAGATTCCCAGAAGAATACTGGAACGAGGCTCAGATGATCGATAGGATGAAGCGGATTTCCCGTACAATTCAGAGGCAAATATCCTTCACCAAGGATTACCAGAATATGGGAGTTACCGTGCCCCAATGGAACAATATCGGGAAAATCGTATTGAGGGCTACTCATGGATTGGGGGAGATAGAGAACATCGAGCTCATGGTCGATACGGGTTCGCTAGAAATATTTGGAGATCAGATGCTCGAGAAGGTCTTCCTCAATCTTGTGGACGACTCAATACGCCACGGAGTGACCACTTCTGAAATACGAATATACTTCAAGGAGAACGACGAGGGTGGGATACTCTACTTCGAAGACGATGGGGTTGGCATTCCGGAAGGATTGAAGACCGAGATCTTCAATAAGGGGGTGGGCCTTCACACCGGATACGGACTCTTCCTGGCCAAGGAGATACTTGGGATCACAGGAATGTCCATAAGGGAGACCGGGACCGAAGGCAAGGGAGCGAGGTTCGAGATCGTTGTGCCACCGAACGTGTACAGATGGGGGCACTAG
- a CDS encoding sulfurtransferase TusA family protein produces the protein MGEIKVDCVGQTCPVPLVETRKAIRKASPGDIVEIVGTHPASKKEIPMAAEAMGLEVIDIQEEGDRWKIRIRR, from the coding sequence TTGGGCGAGATAAAGGTGGACTGCGTCGGACAGACCTGCCCCGTTCCTTTGGTGGAGACCAGAAAGGCCATCAGGAAGGCCTCCCCTGGAGATATCGTAGAGATAGTTGGAACTCACCCAGCCTCCAAGAAGGAGATCCCGATGGCCGCGGAGGCAATGGGTCTCGAGGTCATAGACATCCAAGAGGAGGGTGACAGATGGAAGATAAGGATAAGGCGATGA
- a CDS encoding aspartate aminotransferase family protein yields the protein MRFEKDTIEILKKALIKMEDGFESLPGVDTDHDLEGTEQVIMEVAERMQDNFPYFHPLYAGQMLKPPHPLARVAYMLSMWINPNNHALDGGRASSRMEKEAVAQIAEIFSWKNSLGHLTSGGTMANMEALWISSKLSPGKKVLASDQAHYTHNRLCDVLGLHFESVPCDDEARMDVSALEEILERENVGTVVATIGTTGTGSVDPLPEMIELRKRYGFLLHADAAYGGYYILVDNLSPGTRGAFDRLHEVDSIVVDPHKHGLQPYGCGCILFKDPEVGRFYRHDSPYTYFTSSELHLGEISLECSRAGASAVALWATQRLLPMVPGGEFAKGLSKSRDAALWLYDKISSDGRFRTILSPELDIVVWAPNGASASEISLRSEELFKAAEKRNLYLAKFKYPSSLLRAKWKGVDFDQEYVTCLRSCLMKPEHFDWIERIWTILAESAV from the coding sequence ATGAGGTTCGAGAAGGATACCATCGAGATCCTGAAGAAGGCGCTTATCAAGATGGAAGATGGGTTCGAGAGCCTTCCTGGGGTTGATACCGATCATGATCTCGAGGGCACCGAGCAGGTGATAATGGAAGTAGCGGAGCGGATGCAGGACAACTTTCCGTACTTCCATCCATTGTACGCGGGGCAGATGCTCAAACCCCCCCATCCCCTGGCCAGGGTGGCCTACATGTTGTCGATGTGGATCAATCCCAACAACCATGCCCTAGATGGTGGACGCGCAAGCTCAAGAATGGAAAAGGAGGCCGTCGCGCAGATCGCTGAGATCTTCAGCTGGAAGAATTCTTTGGGTCATCTGACGAGTGGGGGAACGATGGCGAACATGGAAGCCCTTTGGATCTCCAGCAAATTGAGTCCAGGAAAGAAGGTCCTCGCCTCGGATCAGGCCCATTACACCCACAACCGTCTCTGCGACGTCCTCGGTTTGCATTTCGAGTCCGTTCCGTGCGATGACGAGGCAAGAATGGACGTGTCCGCACTGGAAGAGATACTCGAGAGGGAAAACGTCGGGACTGTGGTGGCCACGATCGGCACCACTGGAACAGGCTCGGTCGACCCGCTGCCGGAGATGATCGAATTGAGGAAGCGCTATGGCTTCCTGTTGCATGCTGATGCCGCATACGGCGGCTATTACATACTCGTGGACAACCTGAGTCCAGGGACGAGGGGGGCGTTCGATCGGCTTCACGAGGTCGACTCCATCGTTGTCGACCCTCATAAGCATGGCCTCCAGCCATATGGATGTGGTTGCATTCTGTTCAAAGACCCCGAGGTGGGAAGGTTCTACAGGCACGACTCGCCCTACACTTACTTCACATCCTCAGAGCTGCACCTGGGAGAGATCAGCCTCGAATGCTCGAGGGCCGGGGCATCAGCTGTCGCCCTCTGGGCTACTCAGAGGCTTTTACCAATGGTTCCGGGAGGGGAGTTCGCAAAGGGCCTGTCAAAGTCTAGGGATGCGGCTCTCTGGCTATATGATAAGATATCCTCCGATGGCCGATTCAGGACCATCCTATCTCCTGAGCTGGACATAGTGGTCTGGGCTCCAAATGGAGCGAGTGCAAGCGAGATCTCGTTGCGCTCTGAGGAACTGTTCAAAGCCGCCGAGAAGAGGAACCTGTATCTTGCCAAGTTCAAGTATCCATCATCATTGCTGAGGGCTAAATGGAAGGGGGTCGATTTCGATCAGGAATACGTGACCTGCTTGAGATCCTGCCTGATGAAGCCCGAGCATTTCGATTGGATCGAAAGGATATGGACGATACTTGCCGAATCGGCGGTCTAG
- a CDS encoding DUF59 domain-containing protein, whose product MSKFPYSDKVLEHFKNPQNVGTIENADGKSTVGSPACGDMVSVYLSVNEETHVIEDVKFESYGCASNIATGSIITELAKGKTLEEAKKITWKQASEALGGLPKIKSHCSVLAVEGLREAIRNYEEKHGLVVEKEPTTVEVVKKRLRHVLNPLTGLDVVRTELVADIQVEEGKVTITVDLPENHQFANNIRDEISEKIETLWDVDEVKVEFKG is encoded by the coding sequence ATGTCGAAGTTTCCATACAGCGATAAGGTGCTGGAGCACTTCAAGAATCCCCAGAATGTGGGGACCATAGAGAATGCTGACGGCAAGTCCACGGTGGGTAGCCCTGCATGCGGAGACATGGTCTCGGTCTATTTGTCGGTGAACGAGGAGACGCATGTCATCGAGGATGTGAAATTCGAGTCTTACGGATGCGCGTCCAACATAGCCACCGGTTCGATAATAACCGAGCTGGCCAAGGGCAAGACCCTGGAAGAAGCGAAGAAGATAACCTGGAAGCAGGCCTCGGAGGCCCTGGGGGGCCTGCCCAAGATCAAGTCTCACTGCTCCGTTCTGGCGGTTGAGGGGCTAAGGGAGGCCATTCGCAACTACGAGGAGAAGCATGGTCTTGTCGTGGAGAAGGAGCCGACCACTGTCGAGGTAGTGAAGAAGAGGCTCAGGCACGTCTTGAACCCGCTGACCGGACTGGATGTGGTCAGAACCGAGCTCGTGGCCGATATCCAGGTCGAGGAAGGGAAGGTGACCATTACGGTGGACCTTCCCGAGAATCACCAGTTCGCCAACAATATCCGGGATGAAATCTCAGAGAAGATCGAGACCCTATGGGATGTTGACGAGGTCAAAGTCGAATTCAAGGGATGA
- a CDS encoding NAD(FAD)-dependent dehydrogenase: MESLKGADRVTIVVHSGDMDKMYSALIIGTGALSWGMEASMYFTFWGLQRLQKGGLEKGPLSKMNMLGLGRRMIKGRMKKANVAELEHLFRDFKELGGRVIACEMTMEVMGISKSDLREDLIDEFGAVGTYIRDARESNITLFI; the protein is encoded by the coding sequence ATGGAATCACTCAAGGGCGCGGACAGGGTGACAATCGTTGTCCACAGCGGTGACATGGACAAGATGTACAGCGCCCTGATTATAGGAACTGGTGCGCTATCCTGGGGGATGGAGGCTTCCATGTACTTCACATTCTGGGGTCTCCAACGCCTGCAGAAGGGCGGCCTGGAGAAAGGACCTCTTTCCAAGATGAACATGCTCGGCCTTGGTAGGAGAATGATCAAAGGCAGGATGAAGAAGGCCAATGTCGCTGAGCTGGAGCATCTCTTCAGAGACTTCAAGGAGCTGGGTGGAAGAGTGATCGCGTGCGAGATGACCATGGAGGTCATGGGCATCTCCAAATCGGATCTAAGGGAGGATCTGATAGACGAGTTTGGAGCCGTTGGAACCTACATCAGGGATGCTAGGGAATCAAATATCACGCTATTCATCTGA